A section of the Kribbella sp. HUAS MG21 genome encodes:
- a CDS encoding MFS transporter gives MTASERETQPAGDPTYGAPAAVALRSRAGVLLIATTVLASMVGFIDAYMVNVAIPAIGRDLGTGVSGLQWVVTGYLVAVAALLLLAGALADHFGWRRILGTGLVVMLVGSLCCAVAANSAGLIAARVLQGAGGALVVPSSLALLNGTLRPADRARGIGVWAGLSTLGTTLGPFGGGWLVDHGSWRYVFLLNLPLILAALWVLRGVPEADRPRRALSVDVPGGLLAVLGLGGVVYALTAGPESGWGDATVLFAGGVGAACLVALVPVEQRRRAPMLRTALFRIRQFVAINAATVLFYGALSAAGYLVVLQCQLQLGYSATAAGAALIPESAVFLIVSPFAGGLVARLGVRRPMGIGILVVACGFVWLSAVQPGDSYARAILPGALLWGLGIGLTVAPLTAGVLAAVDDADLGEASAVNDAASRVGGVVLIALVPALLGTDGSGGLDQSLARGYRTAMLVMAGLSAAAALLTFVFVARGRPPATPLPAMPRVHGCAVPYPSGTTRRTS, from the coding sequence ATGACGGCGAGCGAAAGGGAGACGCAGCCCGCCGGAGACCCGACGTACGGCGCTCCGGCAGCGGTCGCCTTGCGCAGCAGGGCCGGGGTGCTGCTGATCGCCACGACCGTGCTCGCGTCGATGGTCGGCTTCATCGACGCCTACATGGTCAACGTCGCGATCCCGGCGATCGGTCGCGACCTCGGTACGGGTGTCAGCGGGCTGCAGTGGGTGGTGACCGGCTACCTCGTGGCAGTCGCCGCCCTGCTCCTGCTGGCCGGCGCACTGGCCGACCACTTCGGCTGGCGACGGATCCTCGGCACCGGACTCGTCGTGATGCTCGTCGGCTCGCTGTGCTGCGCCGTCGCCGCGAACAGCGCCGGGTTGATAGCGGCGCGGGTCTTGCAGGGCGCCGGCGGTGCGCTGGTCGTGCCGAGCAGCCTGGCACTTCTCAACGGGACGTTGCGCCCGGCCGACCGAGCGCGGGGGATCGGCGTCTGGGCGGGACTGTCGACGCTCGGCACGACACTCGGCCCCTTCGGCGGCGGCTGGCTGGTCGACCACGGCTCCTGGCGCTACGTGTTCCTGCTCAACCTGCCGTTGATCCTGGCCGCCTTGTGGGTACTGCGCGGCGTGCCCGAGGCGGACCGGCCGCGACGCGCGTTGTCGGTCGACGTGCCCGGCGGGTTGCTTGCTGTCCTCGGGCTCGGAGGCGTGGTGTATGCGCTGACCGCGGGTCCGGAATCGGGCTGGGGCGACGCGACGGTTCTGTTCGCGGGCGGGGTCGGCGCCGCCTGCCTGGTGGCTCTCGTCCCGGTGGAGCAGCGCCGGCGGGCACCGATGCTGCGAACCGCGCTCTTCCGGATCCGGCAGTTCGTCGCCATCAACGCGGCGACGGTCCTGTTCTACGGCGCACTGTCCGCTGCCGGTTATCTGGTAGTGCTCCAGTGCCAGCTGCAGCTCGGTTACAGCGCAACCGCCGCGGGCGCCGCGCTCATCCCGGAGTCGGCCGTCTTCCTGATCGTCTCGCCGTTCGCCGGCGGCCTGGTCGCGCGGCTGGGTGTCCGGCGGCCGATGGGCATCGGCATCCTGGTCGTCGCCTGCGGGTTCGTCTGGTTGTCGGCGGTCCAGCCGGGGGACAGCTACGCGCGGGCGATCCTGCCAGGCGCCTTGTTGTGGGGCCTCGGTATCGGCCTGACGGTCGCGCCGCTGACGGCCGGAGTACTCGCTGCCGTCGACGACGCGGATCTCGGTGAGGCCTCGGCGGTCAACGATGCCGCGTCCCGGGTCGGAGGTGTCGTGCTGATCGCGCTCGTGCCCGCATTACTCGGGACGGACGGCTCAGGAGGTCTCGACCAGTCGCTCGCCCGCGGTTACCGCACCGCGATGCTCGTGATGGCCGGGCTGAGCGCCGCCGCGGCCCTGCTGACCTTCGTCTTCGTCGCCCGCGGCCGCCCGCCGGCTACGCCGCTGCCCGCGATGCCGCGCGTGCACGGCTGCGCGGTCCCGTATCCCTCCGGAACCACCAGGAGAACATCATGA
- a CDS encoding NAD(P)/FAD-dependent oxidoreductase yields MSEYDVIVLGAGAPGEHCAAALAKGGARVAVVERELLGGECSYWACIPSKTLLRPGEALAAALDAPGAREAVTGTLDVQAALAWRDFMVSGYDDSGQVSWAKGAGIEVLRGHGRLAGPHAVAVDGQVYRAESIVIATGADPVVPPVPGLRNLPGLWTNRDVTGLVDVPDRLIVLGGGATGVEMSQALARMGAAVTLVERGEHLLPREPRPVGDAVAAALAADNVDVRLGTGVERAHLDGASHVVDLSDGTTVAGDRLLVATGRRPRVLDIGLETVGIEPDPRGIAVDTTLSAGPGIWAVGDVTGLWQLTHVGEYQGRVAASNILGTPRTADYRAVPRVVYCDPQAASVGAPEGRFVSTIQLSGVPRTSTYLRSYDTQPGFLTLVSDGRLTTGAYAVGPEAGEWLQQATLAIRAEVPLTVMLDVIQPFPTFSEAFLHALRDLEAQVARSS; encoded by the coding sequence ATGAGCGAGTACGACGTGATCGTGCTCGGCGCCGGTGCTCCGGGTGAGCACTGCGCCGCGGCACTGGCCAAAGGCGGCGCACGGGTCGCCGTCGTCGAGCGCGAACTGCTCGGCGGCGAATGCTCGTACTGGGCATGCATCCCGTCGAAGACCTTGTTGCGCCCCGGCGAGGCGCTGGCCGCGGCGCTCGACGCCCCCGGTGCCCGGGAGGCCGTCACGGGCACCCTCGACGTCCAGGCAGCGCTGGCCTGGCGGGATTTCATGGTGTCCGGCTACGACGACTCCGGTCAGGTCTCGTGGGCCAAGGGCGCCGGTATCGAGGTCCTGCGCGGCCACGGCCGGCTCGCGGGCCCGCACGCGGTCGCCGTCGACGGCCAGGTGTACCGCGCCGAGTCGATCGTGATCGCGACGGGCGCCGACCCGGTCGTTCCGCCGGTCCCGGGGCTCCGCAACCTACCCGGCCTCTGGACGAACCGTGACGTCACGGGCCTGGTCGACGTACCCGATCGGCTGATCGTGCTCGGCGGCGGGGCGACCGGCGTCGAGATGAGCCAGGCGCTGGCCCGGATGGGCGCGGCCGTGACCCTCGTCGAGCGCGGTGAGCACCTGCTGCCGCGCGAACCGCGACCGGTGGGCGACGCGGTTGCCGCCGCGCTCGCCGCGGACAACGTGGACGTCCGGCTGGGCACCGGTGTGGAACGCGCGCACCTCGACGGCGCGTCGCACGTGGTCGACCTCAGCGACGGTACGACGGTGGCGGGCGACCGCCTGCTGGTGGCGACCGGACGCCGGCCACGGGTCCTCGACATCGGCCTGGAGACCGTCGGCATCGAGCCCGACCCGCGCGGCATCGCCGTCGACACCACACTCTCGGCCGGCCCGGGAATCTGGGCTGTCGGCGATGTCACCGGACTCTGGCAGCTCACCCACGTCGGCGAGTACCAAGGGCGCGTCGCGGCCAGCAACATCCTCGGAACACCACGGACGGCGGACTACCGGGCCGTTCCACGGGTCGTGTACTGCGACCCGCAGGCCGCGTCGGTCGGCGCACCGGAGGGGAGGTTCGTGAGCACGATCCAGCTGTCCGGTGTGCCGCGGACCTCGACCTACTTGCGCTCCTACGACACGCAGCCCGGCTTCCTCACCCTCGTGTCCGACGGGCGCCTGACCACCGGGGCCTACGCGGTCGGACCGGAGGCCGGCGAATGGCTGCAACAGGCCACGCTCGCGATCCGGGCCGAGGTGCCGCTGACCGTCATGCTCGACGTCATCCAGCCGTTCCCGACCTTCTCCGAAGCCTTCCTGCACGCATTGCGTGACCTCGAGGCCCAGGTCGCGCGATCGTCCTGA
- a CDS encoding metalloregulator ArsR/SmtB family transcription factor: MHSSIEDFEMPNEEQVHLAAESFRLLADPTRIKVLWALLQGESSVACLAELAGVAPTAVSQHLAKLRLAGLVKGRREGTFVYYSAADHHVRRLLDQALFHADHLDRELAD, translated from the coding sequence ATGCACTCGTCGATCGAAGACTTCGAGATGCCGAACGAGGAGCAGGTGCACCTCGCCGCGGAGTCCTTCCGCCTGCTCGCCGACCCGACCCGGATCAAGGTCCTCTGGGCACTCCTCCAGGGCGAGTCGTCCGTCGCCTGCCTCGCCGAACTGGCCGGCGTCGCCCCCACCGCCGTCAGCCAGCACCTCGCCAAACTTCGCCTGGCCGGCCTGGTCAAGGGCCGCCGCGAAGGCACCTTCGTCTACTACTCGGCCGCCGACCACCACGTCCGCCGCCTCCTCGACCAGGCCCTCTTCCACGCCGACCACCTCGATCGCGAGCTGGCGGACTGA
- a CDS encoding cation diffusion facilitator family transporter — MKSGHGHGHGHGHGHTVAFETSREGLRCLKLSFAGLFLTALIQTAIVFVTDSVALLGDTFHNYADAFTAIPLAIAFLVGRRVATRAYTYGFGRAEDLAGIVVVLLIAASSAYAGYEAITRFIHPADVRHPGVLALAGVVGFAGNELVAQYRIRTGRRIGSAALVADGLHARTDGFTSLAVVLSAVGAWLGFPLADPIIGLVITVAILFVLRDAAREVYRRLMDAVDPVLVDQAEAAIRAVPGVLDVTGIHLRWLGHTLRAEARITIDSSTSLVDAHHLTHQVERELIHAVPRLTSATIHPEPLPRDAIAAHDLVTHH, encoded by the coding sequence GTGAAGAGCGGACACGGGCACGGACATGGGCACGGCCATGGGCACACGGTGGCGTTCGAGACCAGCCGGGAGGGGCTGCGCTGTCTCAAGCTCAGCTTCGCCGGCCTGTTCCTGACCGCGCTGATCCAGACCGCGATCGTCTTCGTCACCGACTCGGTCGCGCTGCTCGGTGACACCTTCCACAACTACGCCGACGCGTTCACCGCGATCCCGCTCGCGATCGCGTTCCTGGTCGGTCGCCGGGTCGCCACCCGTGCCTACACGTACGGTTTCGGCCGCGCCGAGGACCTAGCCGGCATCGTCGTCGTCCTGCTCATCGCGGCGTCGTCCGCGTACGCCGGCTACGAGGCGATCACCCGGTTCATCCATCCCGCAGACGTCCGCCACCCCGGCGTACTAGCCCTCGCCGGCGTCGTCGGCTTCGCCGGGAACGAGCTCGTCGCGCAGTACCGGATCCGCACCGGCCGGCGGATCGGCTCGGCCGCGCTGGTCGCCGACGGGCTGCACGCCCGCACCGACGGCTTCACCAGCCTGGCGGTCGTCCTGAGCGCGGTCGGCGCCTGGCTCGGCTTCCCGCTCGCCGACCCGATCATCGGCCTGGTGATCACCGTCGCGATCCTGTTCGTACTGCGGGACGCCGCCCGCGAGGTGTACCGCCGCCTGATGGACGCCGTCGACCCTGTGCTCGTCGACCAGGCCGAGGCCGCGATCCGCGCCGTCCCGGGCGTCCTCGACGTGACCGGCATCCACCTCCGCTGGCTCGGCCACACGCTGCGCGCCGAGGCCCGGATCACGATCGACTCGAGTACGTCGCTCGTCGACGCCCACCACCTGACGCATCAGGTCGAGCGCGAGCTCATCCACGCCGTACCGCGGCTGACCTCCGCCACGATCCACCCCGAGCCGCTCCCCCGCGACGCCATCGCCGCGCACGACCTGGTCACGCACCATTGA
- a CDS encoding LysR family transcriptional regulator: MELRHLRYFVAVAETCHFGQAAERLHMAQPALSQSIRQLEGELGAVLLTRTTRQVRLTPAGEFFYDEARRVLQLLDGAVRGVRRVADGHRGLIRVGFTGTAAFTQLPRFARILQSRLPEVALEVHADLLTPAQTEGLQDGSLDLAVLRPPLADTELEVRTIESEPLVLALSADHRLADRPELALTDLATEAFVLYNSQNSAVNDAVQRVCQEAGFTPRREHEAPGTAVLLPLVAAGLGVALVPASVRAVPLEGVVFREVRGAGTIDLALAWRRDESSPLVHAVLAELETAGILRPGQAPAHPAHDAAQEASR; this comes from the coding sequence ATGGAACTGCGGCACCTGCGCTACTTCGTGGCCGTGGCCGAGACCTGTCACTTCGGGCAGGCGGCCGAGCGGCTGCACATGGCGCAGCCCGCGCTGTCGCAGTCGATCCGGCAGCTCGAGGGCGAGCTCGGCGCCGTCCTCCTGACCCGCACCACCCGCCAGGTCCGGCTCACCCCGGCCGGCGAGTTCTTCTACGACGAAGCGCGCCGGGTGCTGCAACTGCTCGACGGCGCGGTCCGCGGCGTCCGGCGGGTCGCGGACGGGCATCGCGGGCTGATCCGCGTCGGGTTCACCGGCACCGCGGCGTTCACGCAGCTCCCGCGCTTCGCCCGGATCCTGCAGAGCCGGCTGCCCGAGGTCGCGCTCGAGGTCCACGCCGACCTGCTCACGCCCGCCCAGACCGAAGGACTCCAGGACGGCAGTCTCGACCTCGCCGTCCTGCGGCCGCCGCTCGCCGACACCGAGCTCGAGGTCCGCACGATCGAGAGCGAACCACTCGTGCTCGCTCTGTCAGCCGACCACCGGCTAGCGGACCGGCCGGAGCTCGCGCTGACCGATCTCGCGACCGAGGCGTTCGTGCTCTACAACTCGCAGAACTCCGCCGTGAACGACGCCGTCCAGCGCGTCTGCCAGGAGGCCGGCTTCACGCCGCGGCGTGAACACGAGGCACCCGGCACCGCGGTCCTGCTGCCGCTGGTCGCCGCCGGCCTCGGCGTCGCACTCGTCCCCGCGTCCGTGCGCGCCGTACCGCTCGAAGGCGTCGTGTTCCGCGAGGTCCGCGGCGCCGGCACCATCGACCTCGCGCTCGCCTGGCGCCGCGACGAGTCGTCGCCCCTGGTGCACGCGGTGCTCGCCGAACTCGAGACCGCCGGCATCCTGCGGCCCGGTCAAGCCCCCGCCCACCCAGCTCACGACGCGGCCCAGGAGGCCTCCCGATGA
- a CDS encoding enolase C-terminal domain-like protein, translating to MKITEIEAIPFAIPYRKPLYFASGSVEVAQHVLIRVHTDDGIVGIAEAPPRPFTYGETQASVVAVVNQLFAPAIVGTSLLERELIMARLHRTVGNPVAKSAVDMAVWDALGRTLDLPVTELLGGYSDRMRVSHMLGFDEPAAMVAEAERIRDEYGVRTFKVKVGRTPYQLDTAVVRALREGLGDDVELYVDGNRGWSASIAARAMHEMADLGLLFAEELCPADDVLGRRWLVGQCDVPFIADESAVTPADVTREILGGAATAVSIKTARTGFTYSQRVHHLAEGLGVEVVMGNQIDGQLGTMCTVAFGSAFKLTTQRAGELSNFLDMSDDLLTEPLQISDGTLTVRPGAGLGVEIDPEKLARYRQDQA from the coding sequence ATGAAGATCACCGAGATCGAGGCGATCCCGTTCGCGATCCCCTACCGCAAGCCGCTGTACTTCGCCAGCGGATCGGTCGAGGTCGCGCAGCACGTCCTGATCCGGGTGCACACCGACGACGGGATCGTCGGCATCGCCGAGGCGCCGCCGCGGCCGTTCACGTACGGCGAGACGCAGGCCAGTGTCGTTGCCGTGGTCAACCAGTTGTTCGCGCCCGCGATCGTCGGCACCAGCCTGCTCGAACGCGAGCTGATCATGGCCCGGCTGCACCGCACCGTCGGCAACCCGGTCGCGAAGTCGGCCGTCGACATGGCCGTCTGGGACGCGCTCGGCCGCACCCTCGACCTCCCGGTCACCGAGCTGCTCGGCGGGTACTCCGACCGGATGCGGGTGTCGCACATGCTCGGCTTCGACGAGCCCGCCGCGATGGTCGCCGAGGCCGAGCGGATCCGGGACGAGTACGGCGTCCGCACGTTCAAGGTGAAGGTCGGGCGCACGCCGTACCAGCTGGACACCGCCGTGGTGCGGGCGCTGCGCGAAGGACTCGGCGACGACGTCGAGCTGTACGTCGACGGGAACCGCGGCTGGTCGGCGTCGATCGCGGCCCGGGCGATGCACGAGATGGCGGATCTCGGGCTGCTGTTCGCCGAGGAGCTGTGCCCGGCCGACGACGTGCTCGGGCGGCGCTGGCTGGTCGGGCAGTGCGACGTACCGTTCATCGCCGACGAGTCGGCGGTGACGCCGGCCGACGTTACCCGGGAGATCCTCGGCGGCGCGGCGACGGCGGTGAGTATCAAGACCGCGCGGACCGGGTTCACGTACTCGCAGCGGGTGCACCACCTGGCCGAGGGCCTCGGGGTGGAAGTTGTCATGGGCAACCAGATCGACGGGCAGCTCGGCACGATGTGCACGGTCGCGTTCGGGTCCGCGTTCAAGCTGACCACGCAGCGGGCAGGTGAGCTGTCGAACTTCCTCGACATGAGCGACGACCTGCTGACCGAGCCGCTGCAGATCAGCGACGGCACCCTCACCGTCCGCCCCGGCGCCGGCCTCGGCGTCGAGATCGATCCGGAGAAGCTGGCGCGCTACCGCCAGGACCAGGCCTGA
- a CDS encoding LacI family DNA-binding transcriptional regulator has translation MSAQRRPTMYDVAALAGVSHQTVSRYLRSDPAVKVTTSTKIKAAIDELGYRPNLTARAMRTRSTGVVAIILPGWAGPERTVEAACAEAQRLGYQVEIVIGVDEDPAALSRLADDILGRGQVDGVLSMTPLTVKPSGVVVQTDEFDARLRAVEAVASDEATMDEIVERLAGLGHREFFHVAGPQDWRSAQLRKSGYLKACERLGLRSYGVYEGPWHPDTGVAAVRSLPDDTPVTAVIAASDFIGTGVLRAAFDRGWRVPADLSVTGWDDLTLVRYGTPALSTVRVDRETSGRHGMRRLIAALRNEPEPEPLRAAPTEIVFRETTAPPR, from the coding sequence ATGAGTGCGCAGCGACGGCCGACGATGTACGACGTGGCCGCGCTGGCGGGGGTTTCGCACCAGACGGTCTCGCGGTACCTGCGGTCCGACCCGGCGGTCAAGGTGACCACGTCGACGAAGATCAAGGCGGCGATCGACGAGCTGGGCTACCGGCCGAACCTGACCGCGCGCGCGATGCGCACCCGCAGTACGGGGGTCGTCGCGATCATCCTGCCGGGCTGGGCGGGCCCGGAGCGGACGGTCGAGGCGGCGTGCGCGGAGGCGCAGCGGCTCGGGTACCAGGTCGAGATCGTGATCGGCGTCGACGAGGACCCGGCGGCGCTGAGCCGGCTCGCGGACGACATCCTCGGGCGGGGTCAGGTGGACGGCGTGCTGTCGATGACGCCGTTGACGGTGAAGCCGAGCGGGGTCGTCGTACAGACCGACGAGTTCGACGCCCGGCTGCGGGCGGTCGAGGCGGTGGCGTCGGACGAGGCCACGATGGACGAGATCGTCGAGCGACTCGCCGGCCTCGGGCACCGCGAGTTCTTCCACGTCGCGGGGCCGCAGGACTGGAGGTCGGCGCAGCTGCGCAAGTCCGGCTACCTGAAGGCCTGCGAGCGGCTGGGCCTGCGGTCGTACGGCGTGTACGAGGGACCGTGGCATCCGGACACCGGTGTCGCGGCCGTGCGATCCCTGCCTGACGACACCCCGGTCACGGCGGTGATCGCCGCGAGCGATTTCATCGGGACCGGGGTACTGCGGGCCGCGTTCGACCGCGGGTGGCGGGTGCCGGCGGACCTGAGCGTCACCGGCTGGGACGATCTGACGCTGGTTCGCTACGGCACGCCTGCGTTGTCGACCGTTCGGGTGGATCGCGAGACGTCCGGCCGGCACGGCATGCGCCGGCTCATCGCGGCCCTGCGCAACGAACCCGAACCGGAGCCGCTGCGCGCGGCCCCGACCGAGATCGTCTTCCGCGAAACCACCGCCCCGCCGCGCTGA
- a CDS encoding NAD(P)/FAD-dependent oxidoreductase, translating into MTQTEERPTTQLSADERATNWLTAFEDALRARDVPRAAGLFATTSFWRDLVAFTWNLKTVENPDGVTDLLTHTLDATDPSGFDLSEPATEADGVVTAWFEFETGVGRGGGLVRLVDEDGTDKAWTLLTTLRELKGHEEPRGVRRPMGAQHGVDKHRRTWAEKRQAEAESLGSVEQPYVLVIGGGQGGIALGARLRQLGVPALVIDKHPRPGDQWRNRYKSLCLHDPVWYDHLPYLKFPDNWPVFAPKDKIGDWLESYVKTMEVPYWSNTVARSASYSEQTGEWTVLVEREGQPLTLRPRHLVLATGMSGKPNVPSLPGQDVFRGDQHHSSAHPGPDAYAGKRCVVIGSNNSSFDICGALWEHGADVTMVQRSSTHIVKSDSLMEYGLGDLYSERALANGVTTEKADLIFASIPYRILHEFQIPAYQAMAEKDKEFYERLEAAGFRHDWGDDGSGLFMKYLRRGSGYYIDVGAADLVANGDVKLAHGQVSHLTEDAVELEDGTTLPADLVVYATGYGSMNGWAADLISQEVADTVGKCWGLGSDTTKDPGPWEGEQRNMWKPTQQEALWFHGGNLHQSRHYSLYLSLQLKARYENLPTPVYALQEVHHLQ; encoded by the coding sequence ATGACCCAGACCGAGGAGAGGCCGACCACCCAGCTGTCGGCAGACGAGCGGGCGACCAACTGGCTGACGGCGTTCGAGGACGCGCTGCGGGCGCGCGACGTACCTCGGGCCGCCGGCCTGTTCGCCACCACCAGCTTCTGGCGCGACCTGGTCGCGTTTACCTGGAATCTGAAGACTGTCGAGAACCCCGACGGCGTCACCGACCTGCTGACGCACACGCTCGACGCCACCGATCCCAGCGGGTTCGACCTGAGCGAGCCCGCCACGGAAGCCGACGGCGTCGTCACCGCCTGGTTCGAGTTCGAGACGGGCGTCGGCCGCGGCGGCGGTCTCGTGCGACTCGTCGACGAAGACGGGACGGACAAGGCATGGACCCTTCTCACGACGCTGCGGGAGCTGAAGGGCCACGAGGAGCCGCGCGGCGTACGGCGGCCGATGGGCGCGCAGCACGGCGTCGACAAGCACCGGCGGACGTGGGCCGAGAAGCGGCAGGCGGAGGCCGAGTCGCTCGGATCGGTCGAGCAGCCGTACGTCCTGGTGATCGGCGGCGGTCAGGGCGGGATCGCGCTCGGCGCGCGGCTGCGGCAACTCGGCGTACCGGCGCTCGTGATCGACAAGCACCCGCGGCCGGGCGACCAGTGGCGGAACCGGTACAAGTCGCTGTGCCTGCACGACCCCGTCTGGTACGACCACCTGCCGTACCTGAAGTTCCCGGACAACTGGCCGGTGTTCGCGCCCAAGGACAAGATCGGCGACTGGCTCGAGTCGTACGTGAAGACGATGGAGGTCCCGTACTGGTCGAACACCGTCGCCCGCTCCGCGTCGTACTCCGAACAGACCGGCGAATGGACCGTGCTGGTCGAGCGCGAAGGGCAGCCGCTGACGCTCCGGCCGCGCCACCTCGTGCTCGCGACCGGGATGTCCGGGAAGCCGAACGTCCCGTCGCTGCCCGGCCAGGACGTGTTCCGCGGCGACCAGCATCACTCGTCCGCGCATCCCGGTCCGGACGCGTACGCCGGGAAGCGCTGCGTCGTGATCGGGTCGAACAACAGCAGCTTCGACATCTGCGGCGCGCTGTGGGAGCACGGCGCCGACGTGACGATGGTGCAGCGGTCCAGCACGCACATCGTGAAGAGCGACTCGCTGATGGAGTACGGCCTTGGTGACCTGTACTCCGAACGCGCGCTCGCCAACGGGGTGACGACCGAGAAGGCGGACCTGATCTTCGCGTCGATCCCGTACCGGATCCTGCACGAGTTCCAGATCCCGGCGTACCAGGCCATGGCCGAGAAGGACAAGGAGTTCTACGAGCGGCTGGAGGCGGCCGGGTTCCGGCACGACTGGGGCGACGACGGATCCGGGCTGTTCATGAAGTACCTGCGGCGGGGCTCGGGCTACTACATCGACGTAGGCGCCGCGGACCTGGTCGCAAACGGCGACGTGAAGCTCGCGCACGGACAGGTGTCGCACCTGACCGAGGACGCGGTGGAGCTCGAGGACGGGACCACGCTGCCGGCCGACCTCGTCGTCTACGCGACCGGGTACGGCTCGATGAACGGCTGGGCCGCCGACCTGATCTCGCAGGAGGTCGCCGACACGGTCGGGAAGTGCTGGGGTCTCGGCTCCGACACCACGAAGGATCCCGGGCCGTGGGAGGGCGAGCAGCGCAACATGTGGAAGCCGACCCAACAGGAAGCGCTCTGGTTCCACGGCGGCAACCTGCACCAGTCCCGCCACTACTCCCTCTACCTCTCCCTGCAGCTCAAGGCCCGCTACGAGAACCTCCCGACGCCCGTCTACGCACTCCAGGAGGTCCATCACCTGCAGTAG
- a CDS encoding GAF domain-containing protein: protein MTRASAAAYGAILPGTDLSLRARELVRIHDAVLSGVRPPQRPRALVARSWSRVMNLGLAADHVNTRRPLSHDELVRRRSTSRLSLVIDELRRVLTSVADASLFLMVVCDADGVVLWREGSPRVQLTADRLGFLEGMVWTEQVVGTNAIGTALAEAAPVQLFSAEHYENHQHPWYCTAWPIHDPRDGQLLGVVDVSGPALTLHPAIAALVESAVRLAEASLWRQHQERLESLRRSTEAVVSSANGPLLVVDDHGWVAHHSGIAARDRIDVPRADHAVAVPGLGLCLPERLGDGWLIRPQDPGTTIRARLYRGPEPRLEVLRDGDPWRTTLTPRHAELLATLATAGPTGLTAADLSTHLYGDAHHEVTVRAEISRLRRTAGALISTHPYRITPGVTLEVSTLSSS from the coding sequence ATGACGAGAGCCAGCGCCGCCGCGTACGGGGCGATCCTGCCCGGGACGGACCTTTCGCTGCGGGCCCGTGAGCTGGTGCGGATCCACGACGCGGTGCTGAGCGGCGTACGGCCTCCGCAACGCCCGCGCGCGCTGGTCGCCCGGTCGTGGTCGCGGGTGATGAACCTCGGGCTCGCGGCGGACCACGTCAACACCCGCCGGCCGCTGAGCCACGACGAGCTGGTACGACGGCGTAGTACGTCGCGGTTGTCGCTCGTGATCGACGAACTGCGCCGGGTGCTGACGAGCGTCGCGGACGCCTCGCTGTTCCTGATGGTGGTGTGCGACGCGGACGGGGTGGTGCTGTGGCGCGAGGGGTCGCCGCGGGTGCAGCTGACCGCGGACCGGCTCGGGTTCCTCGAGGGCATGGTGTGGACCGAGCAGGTGGTCGGCACCAACGCGATCGGTACGGCGCTCGCTGAGGCGGCGCCGGTGCAGCTGTTCTCGGCGGAGCACTACGAGAACCATCAGCATCCGTGGTACTGCACGGCCTGGCCGATCCACGACCCGCGTGACGGCCAGCTGCTCGGTGTGGTCGACGTGAGTGGGCCGGCGTTGACGCTGCATCCGGCGATCGCGGCGCTGGTGGAGAGCGCGGTCCGGCTCGCGGAGGCGTCACTGTGGCGGCAGCACCAGGAGCGGCTGGAGAGCCTGCGCCGTTCGACCGAGGCGGTCGTGAGTTCCGCCAACGGTCCGCTGCTGGTGGTCGACGATCACGGATGGGTGGCGCACCACAGTGGGATCGCCGCGCGCGACCGCATCGACGTACCGCGCGCCGACCACGCGGTCGCCGTACCAGGTCTGGGTCTGTGCCTGCCGGAGCGCTTAGGCGACGGCTGGCTGATCCGCCCGCAGGACCCCGGCACCACAATCCGAGCCCGCCTCTACCGCGGCCCCGAACCGAGACTGGAGGTCCTCCGCGACGGCGATCCCTGGCGCACGACCCTCACCCCACGCCACGCCGAGCTCCTCGCAACCCTCGCGACCGCCGGCCCCACCGGCCTCACCGCCGCCGACCTCAGCACCCACCTCTACGGCGACGCCCACCACGAGGTCACCGTCCGAGCCGAAATCTCCCGCCTCCGCCGCACCGCAGGCGCCCTCATCTCCACCCACCCCTACCGCATAACCCCCGGCGTCACCCTCGAGGTCTCCACCCTGTCCAGTTCCTGA